From Arthrobacter citreus, one genomic window encodes:
- a CDS encoding helix-turn-helix transcriptional regulator, translated as MNDILLNEFTKLLNRKKWNFRILSKKSNIHYTEISKIFNNKVALSLHNLDAITEAFQLPKGSFYKEYINLCFNERQLLDKRRSNSLIYQCAKYGFKPELSYILSVMIKEKSKVIRTKYFQNLFSIAEQLFLEGKEREALPLYETVIKYMPNSPTEEIAMSYFRKFCMTPPSNKGYSHVVHVLEYISYLPDEFQELTILWITASYYFLRQWDEVLHYAKILEKTTKNEDHMGRALMYQAFALTRLGGHLEDVLNIIGKYRRINDHYAELAAGNRYVALMDSGELHVVDFYYNWLIRRDYVFIGIPRIIECYVKLGRIKDAEIFIEKHQDQIEAMSISSNLFIQYLYLDYNYAIALLKCETNNTYLGIEELLNLALKMKNAENHEKFRKCLLAIWNYRSFFNKELEEKYMQLLNSINKRNFTMYTSINDSNFKTIKKSDDINYIWHKSKSDIAREAINELVFVYSEVSNLYWWDGIAH; from the coding sequence ATGAATGATATTCTACTTAATGAATTTACCAAGTTGTTGAATAGAAAGAAATGGAACTTTAGAATCTTATCAAAAAAATCAAATATACATTATACCGAAATTAGTAAAATATTTAATAATAAAGTAGCATTGTCTTTACATAATTTGGATGCCATTACTGAGGCTTTCCAACTACCTAAAGGGTCATTTTATAAAGAATATATAAACCTATGCTTTAATGAAAGACAACTTTTAGATAAAAGAAGAAGTAATTCACTGATTTATCAATGTGCTAAATACGGATTTAAACCTGAGTTATCCTATATTTTATCAGTCATGATAAAAGAAAAATCAAAAGTAATTCGTACTAAATACTTTCAAAATTTATTTTCGATTGCAGAACAACTTTTTTTAGAAGGGAAAGAAAGAGAAGCATTACCTTTATATGAAACAGTCATTAAATACATGCCAAATTCACCAACTGAAGAAATTGCGATGAGCTATTTTAGAAAATTTTGTATGACCCCTCCATCCAACAAAGGGTATTCACATGTAGTTCATGTATTAGAGTATATTTCTTACTTGCCAGATGAATTTCAAGAACTAACCATTTTATGGATTACAGCTAGTTATTATTTTTTAAGACAATGGGATGAAGTTTTACATTATGCTAAAATTTTAGAAAAAACCACAAAAAATGAAGATCATATGGGACGTGCACTAATGTATCAAGCATTTGCATTAACTCGATTAGGTGGCCATTTAGAGGATGTTTTAAATATAATTGGAAAATATAGAAGAATAAATGATCATTATGCAGAACTGGCCGCAGGAAATCGATATGTGGCTCTCATGGATTCTGGGGAATTACACGTTGTGGATTTCTATTATAATTGGCTAATTAGACGGGATTATGTTTTTATTGGAATTCCAAGGATCATTGAATGCTATGTAAAATTAGGTAGAATCAAAGATGCTGAAATCTTTATTGAAAAACATCAAGATCAAATCGAAGCAATGAGCATCTCTTCTAATTTATTTATTCAATACCTTTATTTAGATTATAACTATGCGATTGCACTGTTAAAATGTGAAACAAATAATACTTATTTAGGAATAGAAGAATTATTAAACTTGGCTTTAAAGATGAAGAATGCTGAGAATCATGAGAAATTTCGAAAATGTCTCTTAGCGATCTGGAATTACAGAAGTTTTTTTAATAAAGAATTAGAAGAAAAATATATGCAACTATTAAATTCGATAAACAAAAGAAATTTTACTATGTATACAAGTATAAATGATAGTAACTTCAAAACGATCAAAAAGTCTGATGACATTAATTACATTTGGCATAAAAGCAAGAGCGATATAGCCCGCGAGGCTATAAATGAACTTGTTTTTGTTTACAGTGAGGTATCTAATTTATATTGGTGGGATGGGATCGCGCATTGA
- a CDS encoding S8 family serine peptidase, which produces MKKGNLKRVLTGTVITSMLFTTGIHYKANAEEKSQNNSKSVEKMLASLTDEQRMALKQLDASPGFVISPDINQKTSELVNVIVEFNEAPAKVEVLKQAVKGKRLSLSSAKTQQSSDHAKFKQEWNKVKSQNERKADKMKDAKITREYNDAFNGVAMTLPGTTVQQLLSTGVVKRVWKDNQVKLDEPKVADEMQTSTPTKVDDSLPQIGADKLHDENITGKGVKVGVIDTGIDYNHPDLKGIFKGGYDFVDNDSDPMETTYKDWKASGQAETDANGSTYYTEHGTHVSGSIGAQKKNNSPSAVMGVAPDVDLYVYRVLGPYGSGTNDAVMAGIDKAVKDGMDVINLSLGSSVNDPLEATSIAINNAMLSGTVACVAAGNAGPDEKTLGSPGAAALAVTVGASDVSQTIPTYNASAGDQNFTNMQLLAQNYSDKLEDLQNTTLQLVDVGLGTKADYTNKDVAGKVALIQRGTYTFDEKVQNAKAAGAKAVIVYNNVDGNIDAFIGEGTNYIPSFRISKADGERLKGQKEITFQSLGSLKTEGDHLADFSSRGPAEGNDDIKPDVVGPGVSIFSTLPIYMNNKNDDTNYEMAYGRLSGTSMATPHVAGAAALILQAHPDYTPFEVKEALMNTADKMNGDYSVNEVGAGRIDVYEAVHSDTLLKVMDKTKNEVDGNIVDIDEETGSIAFGTHYLVYNKKIQDSRKVVVENRNKQDLKKFDISVKLLPAKGEVQDGTKNGITVDVPSTISVDAGKSVEINPTINVPKQAVTGRYEGYIYFVNSNNKEENYQIPFSINIRNSKGFDYMHVSRPMMSDNPENIHPMSELYENVYFKLSSPATTIDVLVKDGNTGEPIGLVGTFDASNLLTGKDYYSEALFTGVVYPFTNDKKRPISSQKVRLPEGDYTFEMVTHDDQGKSYSMDSNVTIDNTPPKLEVDMKPGIYEVNDSMYSTEPGYDGPAIWIHGNIFDAGVDRLKQKGLNVDQSINGALNFEYSVYNSRLLSIDPDGNFRFPVTKTEVDGVGFVDSNLFAFDNGTAAESYPKGIKRYQFIKAGIEYAVPTYNKDKIKLGDEITMTLNLNNIKQLASGEFTLPFPNNNYSFQSVKINDAFKKYAEEKGAKVNLTAPVLSTGSVKVGASIDQGDLTIDKDLPFLDVTLKLTNDNLYLLEGYGFDVSSFKYKKTANATTTNLIKVYKDKPFYVLPKQSMVSGVMSPEAFLKAGANQIDSKVDYSKLGAKIYAQDANGKTYDVSSLTKSSYFTFNNLPFSDKDYDIYVKVPGHFTSKLSTKTFRDFDGDLAGAQKLVEMDKNSAGDVNGDNVIDVMDAIYIQTYWGTNKRAADINFDGVVDAKDFAFVEKNYLMQNTSIANSLAPKKKYKSQTIDSIKKDLGIN; this is translated from the coding sequence ATGAAAAAAGGAAATCTTAAACGAGTTTTAACGGGCACGGTCATTACTAGTATGTTATTTACGACGGGTATACACTATAAGGCGAATGCTGAAGAGAAAAGTCAGAATAATTCAAAAAGTGTAGAGAAAATGTTAGCAAGCCTAACAGATGAACAAAGAATGGCACTGAAACAACTTGATGCATCACCAGGATTCGTTATTTCGCCGGATATAAACCAAAAAACGTCTGAATTGGTCAATGTAATTGTTGAATTTAACGAAGCACCTGCAAAGGTAGAGGTTTTAAAGCAGGCAGTGAAAGGAAAACGACTATCTCTTTCTTCCGCAAAAACACAACAAAGTAGCGATCATGCTAAATTTAAACAAGAGTGGAATAAAGTAAAGAGTCAGAATGAACGAAAAGCAGATAAAATGAAAGACGCTAAAATTACAAGAGAATACAACGATGCTTTCAACGGCGTAGCAATGACTTTGCCAGGAACAACAGTTCAACAATTACTAAGCACTGGAGTTGTCAAACGAGTTTGGAAGGATAATCAAGTGAAGCTTGATGAGCCAAAAGTAGCTGATGAAATGCAAACATCTACTCCAACAAAAGTAGATGATAGCCTTCCACAAATCGGTGCGGACAAGCTTCATGATGAAAATATTACTGGTAAAGGCGTCAAAGTAGGGGTTATTGATACAGGTATCGACTATAACCATCCTGATTTAAAAGGAATTTTTAAAGGTGGATACGATTTCGTTGATAATGATTCAGATCCGATGGAGACAACGTATAAAGATTGGAAAGCTTCTGGACAGGCAGAAACGGATGCAAATGGTTCAACTTATTACACAGAGCATGGAACACATGTATCTGGATCAATTGGGGCACAAAAGAAAAATAACTCACCATCAGCTGTTATGGGTGTAGCTCCTGACGTTGATCTTTATGTGTACCGAGTATTAGGTCCGTATGGAAGTGGAACAAACGATGCGGTTATGGCTGGTATTGATAAGGCTGTAAAAGATGGAATGGATGTTATCAACTTATCTTTAGGATCTAGCGTTAACGATCCGCTTGAAGCAACATCGATTGCGATTAACAATGCAATGCTTTCAGGTACTGTTGCTTGTGTTGCAGCAGGTAACGCGGGGCCAGATGAAAAAACTCTTGGATCTCCAGGTGCAGCTGCCTTAGCAGTAACGGTTGGAGCGAGTGATGTATCTCAAACGATTCCAACATACAATGCAAGTGCTGGTGACCAAAACTTCACAAATATGCAACTTTTAGCACAAAATTACTCAGATAAATTAGAAGACCTTCAGAATACGACTTTACAGTTAGTTGATGTAGGTTTAGGAACAAAAGCTGATTATACAAATAAAGATGTAGCTGGTAAGGTAGCGTTGATTCAACGTGGAACGTATACTTTTGATGAAAAAGTCCAAAATGCAAAGGCAGCCGGAGCAAAAGCAGTAATTGTGTATAACAATGTTGATGGCAATATAGATGCTTTTATTGGCGAAGGAACAAATTATATCCCTTCGTTCCGTATCTCTAAAGCTGACGGGGAACGTTTAAAAGGGCAGAAAGAAATTACGTTCCAATCATTAGGAAGTCTGAAAACAGAAGGAGATCACCTAGCAGATTTTAGTTCAAGGGGACCTGCTGAAGGGAATGACGATATCAAACCCGATGTCGTAGGGCCTGGTGTATCAATATTCTCTACACTTCCTATCTATATGAATAACAAAAATGACGATACGAATTATGAGATGGCATATGGTCGTCTTTCAGGAACATCAATGGCTACACCTCATGTGGCTGGTGCTGCAGCATTAATCTTGCAAGCGCATCCTGATTATACACCTTTTGAAGTAAAAGAAGCATTAATGAATACAGCTGATAAAATGAACGGTGATTATTCTGTTAATGAAGTAGGAGCAGGGAGAATTGATGTGTATGAGGCAGTTCATTCTGATACTTTATTAAAAGTTATGGACAAAACGAAAAATGAAGTAGACGGCAATATAGTCGATATCGATGAAGAAACAGGATCAATTGCTTTTGGTACTCACTATTTAGTATACAATAAGAAAATTCAAGATAGTCGAAAAGTAGTGGTTGAAAATCGTAATAAGCAGGATCTGAAGAAGTTCGATATAAGTGTTAAGTTATTACCGGCAAAAGGTGAAGTTCAAGATGGCACAAAAAATGGTATAACAGTAGATGTACCAAGTACTATATCTGTCGATGCAGGAAAATCTGTCGAAATTAACCCAACAATTAATGTACCAAAACAAGCAGTAACAGGAAGATATGAAGGATACATTTATTTTGTCAATTCAAACAATAAAGAGGAAAATTATCAAATCCCATTTTCAATCAACATAAGAAATAGTAAAGGGTTTGATTACATGCATGTGAGTAGGCCAATGATGTCGGATAATCCGGAAAATATACATCCTATGTCGGAACTATATGAAAATGTGTACTTCAAATTATCAAGCCCAGCGACGACGATTGATGTATTAGTGAAAGATGGAAATACAGGCGAACCAATTGGACTTGTAGGTACTTTTGATGCAAGTAATTTATTAACGGGCAAAGATTATTACTCAGAGGCTTTATTTACTGGTGTAGTGTACCCATTTACAAATGATAAAAAACGACCTATTTCCAGTCAAAAGGTAAGGCTGCCTGAAGGAGACTATACCTTTGAAATGGTTACGCATGATGACCAAGGAAAATCATACAGCATGGATTCGAATGTTACGATTGACAATACGCCACCGAAATTAGAAGTAGATATGAAGCCAGGCATTTATGAAGTGAACGATTCAATGTATTCGACAGAACCTGGGTATGATGGACCAGCAATTTGGATCCATGGTAACATATTTGATGCAGGTGTGGATCGACTGAAACAGAAAGGTTTAAATGTTGATCAATCGATTAATGGTGCATTAAATTTTGAATATAGCGTATATAATTCTCGTCTACTTTCAATTGATCCAGATGGGAACTTTAGATTCCCAGTAACTAAGACTGAGGTTGACGGAGTAGGCTTTGTAGATTCAAATTTATTTGCTTTTGATAATGGAACAGCAGCAGAATCATATCCAAAAGGCATTAAGCGTTACCAGTTTATTAAAGCAGGAATAGAATACGCAGTTCCAACTTATAACAAAGACAAGATTAAACTTGGTGACGAAATTACAATGACATTGAACTTAAACAATATTAAGCAGCTTGCTTCTGGAGAGTTCACTTTGCCTTTTCCTAATAACAATTATTCATTCCAAAGCGTAAAAATCAATGATGCATTTAAAAAATATGCAGAGGAAAAAGGGGCAAAAGTTAACTTAACGGCACCTGTTTTGAGTACAGGTTCTGTAAAGGTTGGAGCTTCTATTGATCAAGGGGACTTAACAATTGATAAAGACTTACCTTTTTTAGATGTAACGTTGAAATTGACTAATGATAATTTATATTTACTAGAAGGATATGGATTTGATGTATCATCGTTTAAATATAAGAAAACAGCAAATGCAACTACTACTAACTTAATTAAAGTATATAAAGATAAACCATTCTATGTATTACCAAAACAATCAATGGTGAGTGGAGTTATGTCACCTGAAGCTTTCCTAAAAGCAGGAGCAAATCAAATAGATTCTAAGGTAGACTACTCTAAGCTTGGTGCAAAAATATATGCACAAGATGCAAATGGTAAAACTTATGATGTGAGTAGTCTTACAAAAAGTTCATACTTTACATTTAATAACCTACCTTTTTCAGATAAAGACTATGACATTTATGTGAAAGTACCGGGACATTTTACTAGCAAACTATCAACAAAAACATTCAGAGACTTCGATGGAGATCTTGCTGGTGCACAAAAGTTAGTAGAAATGGACAAAAATAGCGCAGGTGATGTAAATGGTGATAATGTCATCGACGTAATGGATGCGATTTATATTCAAACTTATTGGGGAACAAATAAACGTGCTGCGGATATTAACTTTGATGGCGTAGTCGATGCGAAAGACTTTGCATTTGTAGAGAAAAACTACTTAATGCAAAATACATCAATCGCAAATTCACTAGCACCGAAAAAGAAATACAAGTCACAAACAATTGATAGTATTAAAAAAGATCTAGGCATTAACTAA
- a CDS encoding S8 family serine peptidase, translating into MKKKVFKNVTTLALTTGLISTTMTPGSFSQQVHAQATSKVEQVLANLTPQQREAIKQLKVSDKEGLQLSSEVDQTSDKLTSVIVEFKDKPEQTAVLEAASNGETLSAKDAQENVNASHETFQKDLKTIFSSEIKEKKNPYSIKRSYKKAFNGVSMTIPANKVKNLLKSNSVKAVYSDLQVQVEPPSISESSTTGKEAATHTMVTFPGVEKLHEEGYTGKGVKVGILDTGIDYNHTDLKGAFKGGYDFVDNDNDPMETTYADWKKSGQAELGSNGEAYYTEHGTHVAGIIAGQGKNDGDLSVTGVAPDADIYSYRVLGPYGGGYTSAILAGLDKAVSDGMDIINMSLGANYNDPLYPTTIAVNNAVLAGVTAIVAAGNSGNTMYSLGAPGTSPLAITVGASDTSVNIPTYTGTLKPSTGDITADLKLAAQGLGDNIADFDGKTMKLVNVLYGTEASYWTGAVGTSTPIDVKGKVVLAQRGSISLSQIIANAKAHGAIGAVLYDSPVPNGDVYLGEGYGYIPTFLISNAQGKALAAPIGGLATEGGSLDFTFSNMKQLVTTGDKLAPFSSRGPSRVLYDIKPEVTAPGVSVFSTVPSYMHGVDQIGNYDYAYDRLSGTSMATPNVVGVAALIKQAHPDMTPSDVKATLMNTADPLSDKYSVYEVGAGRVDPYNAVHAQTEIQVKDKTSTVKSVTNSTTTLADKGIKQIKNITGALSYGEQAVDGKDLSDKRSITLFNKSSVDKTYDVKVQFQTLDARFIGDSRADQDAAANGVSLDVKSTVKVKKYSSANMDATINVPKTAKLGTYEGYVVYTNQKNPDETYKIPFAIHTVKEGIDYVTGTPSAYTIAYEAGSNYTRWSIGASFKLNSHMRYFDFFLVDPKTDKEIGFLGTADGMGADENIEYYFRGVLNEGRYYPLTGNPDNPITYDYKQTDPGLYKIRMVGTNDKGETFTKDAPVYYGEREPKVTMNNMVAGGIYETANSTDTKVTVSGNVFDKDIDEMKAGGMTASQGDNNFTYYNPNSSSEVSIPVDSQGNFNKEIPLATSGPIVNPITEYDFSDYSKSSVRNYGSFVDAYFVRKGTAYTTAIADKQRINMGDSTTLTFSTNNVKTNVKKAVFSFVYPSTFLDVVNVQPNSTFKGKLDVQYTTTPSVGGNTKMTITATATGDLANTGIAGDVSLVDLTVKSKDVYYKGPMSFKGTTGSRFFSAVYTNVDNSTVTTQGIQPYFYVTPTYSLMRSDVEAEGLMKFGGLEPEMKQLDYSKTGTKISVKDSTGKEYGVTDQLGYASINPWSFRTRLPITGENFNLKIDVPGHFTLSKDFTVGIKEDGKVTAGSKPVQYDYIPGGDVNKDNVIDVNDALYLQTYWGTNKRDADINFDGVVDAKDMQYVINNYLMQNPWNENSPKAVKKSKGKTLDDVLQSLDLE; encoded by the coding sequence ATGAAAAAGAAAGTGTTTAAAAATGTGACAACATTAGCATTAACAACAGGACTTATAAGTACTACAATGACACCAGGTTCCTTTTCACAACAAGTTCATGCACAAGCAACATCAAAAGTCGAACAAGTATTAGCAAATCTTACTCCTCAACAACGTGAGGCAATTAAGCAATTAAAAGTAAGTGACAAAGAGGGTCTGCAATTATCCTCTGAAGTTGATCAAACAAGTGACAAGCTTACATCTGTTATTGTTGAATTTAAGGACAAGCCCGAGCAGACGGCTGTTTTAGAAGCTGCATCCAACGGTGAAACGTTATCAGCAAAAGATGCACAAGAAAATGTAAACGCTTCCCATGAAACGTTTCAAAAAGATTTAAAAACTATTTTTAGTAGTGAAATAAAAGAGAAAAAAAATCCATATTCAATAAAACGTTCATATAAAAAAGCATTTAACGGTGTTTCAATGACCATACCTGCTAACAAAGTAAAAAACCTTCTAAAATCAAACTCAGTAAAAGCTGTTTATAGTGATTTACAAGTTCAAGTAGAGCCACCGTCAATTAGTGAATCATCAACCACAGGGAAGGAAGCTGCAACGCATACGATGGTGACATTTCCTGGAGTTGAAAAGCTTCATGAGGAAGGCTATACAGGTAAAGGTGTAAAGGTGGGTATTCTTGATACAGGTATTGATTATAACCACACAGATTTAAAAGGTGCATTTAAAGGTGGTTACGATTTCGTTGATAATGACAATGACCCTATGGAAACAACATACGCAGATTGGAAGAAGTCTGGGCAAGCTGAGTTAGGCTCAAATGGAGAAGCTTATTATACTGAGCACGGAACACATGTTGCTGGTATCATTGCTGGGCAAGGGAAAAATGATGGAGATCTTTCAGTAACAGGGGTAGCACCAGATGCTGACATCTATTCATATCGCGTATTAGGACCATATGGAGGTGGTTATACATCAGCTATTCTAGCAGGACTTGATAAAGCAGTTTCAGACGGAATGGACATTATTAATATGTCTCTTGGTGCAAATTACAATGATCCTTTATATCCTACAACAATTGCCGTTAACAATGCTGTTCTAGCAGGCGTTACAGCGATTGTTGCTGCCGGAAATTCTGGAAATACGATGTATTCGCTTGGGGCTCCAGGTACTTCTCCTTTAGCAATTACAGTTGGTGCAAGTGATACATCAGTAAACATCCCGACGTATACAGGAACATTAAAACCGTCAACAGGTGATATTACAGCAGATTTAAAACTAGCAGCTCAAGGCTTAGGTGATAACATAGCAGATTTTGATGGCAAAACTATGAAATTAGTCAATGTATTATATGGAACTGAAGCTTCATACTGGACAGGAGCTGTTGGTACTTCTACACCAATCGATGTAAAGGGCAAAGTTGTACTAGCTCAACGAGGAAGCATTAGTTTATCTCAAATCATTGCGAATGCGAAAGCACATGGTGCAATCGGTGCTGTATTATATGATTCACCTGTGCCAAATGGCGATGTGTACCTTGGAGAAGGTTACGGTTATATTCCGACATTTTTAATTAGTAACGCACAAGGAAAGGCCTTAGCTGCTCCAATAGGAGGATTGGCTACAGAGGGTGGTTCTCTAGACTTTACTTTTAGTAATATGAAACAATTAGTTACTACAGGTGACAAATTAGCGCCATTTAGTTCGCGTGGTCCATCTCGTGTGTTATACGATATTAAACCTGAAGTAACGGCACCTGGTGTATCTGTTTTCTCTACTGTTCCTTCTTATATGCACGGAGTAGATCAAATTGGAAACTATGATTATGCTTACGATCGCTTATCTGGGACATCGATGGCAACACCAAACGTTGTTGGGGTAGCAGCGCTAATTAAGCAAGCACATCCTGACATGACTCCTTCAGATGTTAAAGCAACACTAATGAACACGGCAGATCCGTTATCGGATAAATATAGTGTGTATGAAGTTGGGGCAGGGCGTGTTGACCCATATAATGCTGTGCATGCACAAACTGAGATTCAAGTAAAAGATAAAACTTCAACTGTAAAAAGTGTAACAAATAGTACAACAACGTTAGCAGATAAGGGAATTAAACAAATTAAAAACATTACTGGGGCATTAAGTTATGGTGAACAAGCTGTTGATGGTAAAGATCTTTCGGATAAACGTTCTATTACTTTATTTAATAAAAGCTCTGTCGATAAGACGTATGACGTAAAAGTTCAGTTCCAGACATTAGATGCTCGTTTTATTGGCGATTCTAGAGCAGACCAAGATGCGGCTGCAAATGGTGTGTCATTAGATGTAAAATCAACTGTCAAAGTTAAAAAATATAGCAGTGCTAATATGGACGCTACTATCAACGTTCCGAAAACTGCGAAGCTTGGAACTTACGAAGGATATGTTGTGTATACAAACCAAAAGAATCCTGATGAAACATATAAAATTCCATTTGCGATTCATACTGTAAAAGAAGGAATTGACTATGTGACAGGTACCCCATCAGCCTATACAATAGCTTATGAAGCAGGAAGTAATTACACAAGATGGTCAATTGGAGCTAGCTTTAAACTGAATTCACATATGCGTTATTTTGATTTCTTCCTTGTGGATCCAAAAACAGACAAAGAAATTGGTTTCTTAGGAACAGCAGATGGAATGGGAGCAGACGAAAATATCGAATATTATTTCAGAGGCGTTTTAAATGAAGGTAGATATTATCCGCTAACTGGTAATCCAGACAATCCAATTACGTATGACTATAAACAGACAGATCCAGGATTATATAAAATTCGAATGGTAGGAACAAATGATAAAGGCGAAACATTCACAAAAGATGCACCAGTTTACTATGGAGAGAGAGAACCTAAAGTAACGATGAACAATATGGTAGCTGGTGGAATTTATGAAACGGCTAATTCAACTGACACAAAAGTTACTGTATCAGGAAATGTATTTGATAAAGATATCGATGAGATGAAGGCAGGTGGCATGACTGCTTCACAGGGAGATAATAATTTTACGTATTATAACCCTAATTCTTCTTCAGAAGTCAGTATCCCAGTAGACTCACAAGGAAATTTCAATAAAGAGATACCATTAGCTACTTCTGGCCCAATTGTCAATCCAATTACAGAATATGATTTCTCAGATTATAGCAAATCTAGTGTAAGAAATTATGGTAGTTTTGTAGATGCTTATTTTGTAAGAAAAGGAACAGCTTATACAACGGCAATTGCTGACAAACAACGTATAAACATGGGGGATTCAACAACATTGACTTTCTCTACAAATAATGTGAAAACAAATGTTAAGAAAGCTGTGTTTAGCTTTGTTTATCCAAGTACATTCCTTGATGTAGTAAACGTGCAACCAAACAGTACATTTAAAGGGAAACTAGATGTTCAATATACTACTACTCCTTCAGTAGGCGGAAACACTAAAATGACGATCACTGCAACGGCGACTGGAGATCTAGCTAATACAGGAATTGCTGGGGATGTTTCTTTAGTAGATTTAACAGTAAAGTCAAAAGATGTCTACTACAAAGGGCCAATGAGCTTTAAGGGTACAACTGGCTCAAGATTCTTTAGCGCAGTTTATACAAATGTGGATAATAGTACAGTAACGACACAAGGTATTCAACCATATTTCTATGTTACACCGACTTATTCACTGATGAGATCAGATGTTGAAGCAGAAGGATTAATGAAGTTTGGTGGTTTAGAGCCAGAGATGAAACAACTTGACTATAGTAAAACAGGCACAAAAATTAGTGTGAAAGATTCAACAGGTAAAGAATATGGCGTAACTGATCAATTAGGTTATGCTTCAATAAATCCATGGTCATTTAGAACAAGATTACCGATAACAGGTGAGAATTTTAACCTGAAAATTGATGTGCCAGGTCACTTTACGTTATCGAAAGACTTTACAGTAGGAATAAAAGAGGACGGAAAGGTTACAGCTGGATCTAAACCTGTTCAATATGACTATATTCCAGGTGGAGATGTTAATAAAGATAACGTCATTGACGTAAATGATGCATTGTACCTTCAAACATATTGGGGTACAAATAAACGTGATGCTGATATCAACTTTGACGGAGTTGTTGATGCAAAAGATATGCAGTATGTTATCAATAACTACTTAATGCAAAATCCATGGAATGAAAATTCTCCAAAGGCTGTTAAGAAATCTAAAGGTAAAACATTAGATGATGTTTTACAATCACTAGATTTAGAATAA